TGATTTGGATTATTCAGAAAACATCCCTTTATTGAAATGAAAACATACCAAGAAAAAAAAATTTTTGGAACAGACGGCGTTAGAGGAAAAGCGAATTTCTCTCCGATGACAGTTGAAACGGCGCTTGCTTTGGGTCGCGCCGCAGGGAAGTTTTTCCGGCGCCACAATGGCAAACACCGGGTTGTGATCGGAAAAGATACTCGGTTGTCTTGCTATATGTTTGAAAATGCTCTCATTGCCGGTCTTTGTTCCATGGGTGTCGACACGCTCATGGTGGGACCTCTGCCTACGCCGGGAGTTGCGTTCATTACCCGCGCTTACAGAGCCGATGCCGGCATTGTGATTTCTGCTTCCCACAATTCGTACGAGGATAATGGAATTAAATTTTTTTCCTCGGACGGTATCAAACTCTCCGATGAATGGGAAAGAGAAATAGAAAAACTCATTGAGGAAAACGATTTTAACGATAGTCTGCCTGCTTCTCACTTGATCGGTCGAAATAAAAAAATTGATGACGCTGCAGGAAGATATATTGAATTTGTCAAAGCGACTTTTGGGAAAAAACTCTCTTTGAACGGGATGAAAATCGCTCTCGATTGCGCAAACGGAGCTGCCTATAGGGTAGCGCCGCATGTGTTCAATGAGTTGGACGGTCAGGTGTTTGCGTATGGCATCAATCCCAATGGATTAAATATCAATGATATGTGTGGATCTCTTCACCCTGAGGTGGTCCAAAAGGCTGTGATTGAGCATCACGCCGATGTTGGGATTGCTTTGGATGGAGATGGTGACAGAGTCATTCTCATCGATGAGCATGCTCAAATTGTTGATGGCGATCAAATGCTTGCCATTTGCGCTAAGCACATGCTTGGAGAGGGAACATTAAAAAATGCTCGCGTTGTTGCA
This genomic window from Waddlia chondrophila WSU 86-1044 contains:
- the glmM gene encoding phosphoglucosamine mutase, with amino-acid sequence MKTYQEKKIFGTDGVRGKANFSPMTVETALALGRAAGKFFRRHNGKHRVVIGKDTRLSCYMFENALIAGLCSMGVDTLMVGPLPTPGVAFITRAYRADAGIVISASHNSYEDNGIKFFSSDGIKLSDEWEREIEKLIEENDFNDSLPASHLIGRNKKIDDAAGRYIEFVKATFGKKLSLNGMKIALDCANGAAYRVAPHVFNELDGQVFAYGINPNGLNINDMCGSLHPEVVQKAVIEHHADVGIALDGDGDRVILIDEHAQIVDGDQMLAICAKHMLGEGTLKNARVVATIMTNMGIVNAMEQSGIEVIRSAVGDRYVVKEMIDNGAELGGEQSGHVIFLEHNTTGDGLVSALQVLRIMQTTGLRLSELAKPFEKFPQVTVNVAVKSKPPLEEISELRKVVQDVEKKLQGKGRVLVRYSGTENMCRVMVEGENLHQVSVFAGQIAESVEQAIG